In Tubulanus polymorphus chromosome 2, tnTubPoly1.2, whole genome shotgun sequence, a single window of DNA contains:
- the LOC141898978 gene encoding cysteinyl leukotriene receptor 1-like, protein MKRRDKSTSQYLTFLAASDLVNLITNGLADSWMNNALYEYTDAKVFFDFLATHMAVCKIFRYLLYISSATSTWTLMLYNVEKCVAIHFPLKRERLITSRRRKITLCSIIIIAMIGRSPFVFGYELNEEGTSCDFIFDRLPGGGTIIVIVVELITTFEIPCFVVIVSNVVIASTLIKTRLATRSEAIRKHGGHSDDESYRFLINLISVSVLFLVTVTPACVLWSIFWIRILMYTQYGVSGPSYHVLYYALFATNIQDLNFCLNFVVYIACLDFYQEEARKLVCRACIATKQQ, encoded by the coding sequence ATGAAAAGACGCGATAAATCAACGTCGCAGTATTTGACGTTTTTGGCGGCCAGCGATCTGGTGAATCTAATCACGAACGGTCTGGCCGATAGTTGGATGAATAACGCCTTGTACGAATACACGGACGCGAAAGTATTCTTCGACTTTTTGGCCACTCACATGGCCGTGTGTAAAATATTTCGGTATCTTTTGTACATTTCGTCTGCCACATCGACGTGGACTTTGATGTTATACAACGTAGAGAAATGCGTCGCGATTCATTTTCCGCTGAAACGCGAACGATTGATCACATCTCGCAGGCGGAAAATTACCCTTTGTTCCATCATAATCATAGCTATGATCGGTCGATCACCGTTTGTATTCGGGTACGAACTGAACGAAGAAGGCACTAGTTgcgattttattttcgatcGTCTGCCCGGGGGCGGCACGATTATAGTGATCGTAGTCGAATTGATCACCACGTTCGAGATACCGTGTTTCGTTGTGATCGTATCGAACGTGGTGATCGCCTCGACTTTGATCAAAACTCGTCTAGCTACCAGAAGTGAGGCCATACGAAAACATGGCGGGCATTCAGACGATGAATCTTATCGATTTCTCATCAATTTGATTTCGGTATCGGTTTTGTTTTTGGTTACGGTGACACCTGCTTGTGTTTTGTGGAGTATATTCTGGATTCGGATTCTCATGTACACTCAATACGGCGTAAGTGGACCGAGTTACCACGTTCTTTACTACGCTCTCTTTGCGACGAATATTCAGGATTTGAATTTCTGTTTGAATTTCGTCGTTTATATCGCGTGTTTAGATTTCTATCAGGAAGAGGCTCGTAAACTCGTCTGCAGGGCCTGCATCGCTACAAAACAACAGTAA